The following proteins are encoded in a genomic region of Sparus aurata chromosome 11, fSpaAur1.1, whole genome shotgun sequence:
- the gorab gene encoding RAB6-interacting golgin gives MSGWAGFSDAELRKIQQKDSAMPAAAARGRKPAPANRSRQQLQREKALQLAAQKSTGAPAPGLLLEQQLSTPPPKEEAVFQPMAPTGAPAVKQELQQKPNEVKSTENHQPRSEEETPAVKELEKQEVELREKTRLEQLQQEQKIIEERNRRKKALLTKTIAEKSKQTQAEAVKLKRIQKELQALDDMVSNDIGILRGKIEQASWEYSTARKRYEKAEAEYVTSKLDLHRKTEVKEQLTEHLCAIIQQNELRKALKLEELMKQLQLQATEEELERQKVEEEEAEKKRRSCVETQRNGSVENQEGTMQSTRDCRPTEEETVKEEKGGDVQQEHHPTT, from the exons ATGAGCGGCTGGGCCGGTTTCTCTGATGCGGAATTACGGAAGATTCAACAGAAAG aCTCGGCGATGCCCGCTGCGGCAGCCCGCGGTCGGAAACCGGCTCCAGCCAACCGGAGtcggcagcagctgcagcgggaGAAGGCCCTCCAGCTGGCCGCGCAGAAAAGCACCGGAGCCCCGGCACCTGGCCTCCTTCTGGAGCAGCAACTAAGCACACCACCGCCGAAGGAAGAGGCTGTGTTTCAGCCCATGGCCCCTACAGGAGCTCCGGCTGTCaaacaggagctgcagcagaaaccAAACGAGGTGAAGTCGACTGAGAACCATCAGCCGCGTTCAGAGGAGGAAACCCCGGCTGTGAAAGAGCTGGAGAAACAAGAGGTGGAACT ACGGGAGAAGACGCGtctggagcagctgcagcaggagcaaaAGATAATCGAAGAGAGGAATAGGCGCAAGAAAGCTCTGCTGACAAAAACCATCGCGGAGAA GTCCAAACAGACTCAAGCAGAAGCCGTGAAGTTGAAGAGGATCCAGAAGGAGCTCCAGGCCCTCGATGACATGGTGTCCAATGATATCGGCATCCTGAGAGGAAAGATAGAGCAAGCAAGCTGGGAATACTCTACAGCCAG AAAGCGCTACGAGAAGGCGGAGGCCGAGTACGTGACGTCCAAACTGGACCTGCACAGGAAGACGGAGGTGAAGGAGCAGCTGACGGAGCACCTCTGCGCCATCATCCAGCAGAACGAGCTGCGTAAAGCCCtgaagctggaggagctgatgaagcagctgcagcttcaggccactgaggaggagctggagaggcagaaggtggaggaggaggaggcggagaagaagaggagaagctgTGTGGAGACGCAGAGAAACGGTTCAGTGGAGAATCAGGAGGGAACGATGCAATCAACCAGAGACTGTAGACCCACAGAGGAAGAGACggtgaaggaggagaaaggaggtGACGTCCAGCAGGAGCACCACCCGACGACCTGA